One Campylobacter concisus DNA window includes the following coding sequences:
- a CDS encoding glycoside hydrolase family 19 protein, which yields MPLTPRNDVNFKRNLIDIIKFSYDNDISRPFISNNKLLIGYGFSLKDDIELICAQIYKNNKDKVIKDIKQTIANTTSKTTIEKIDTDELFKKINDAAKEAYAKSGGADTLPEFEFSSEDQLNAILEQKLTPLIQEINQKLNNSPLKNLQAVSLTSDTQNSQISREHVALLALLYISKKSNIDPSLASYIKSKNRFKAWFWLAYESFSDEVSNKISLLREKISNQFGLYESDEQNINFAECIDIFSHLNISKAKYKSKNQNNKEIIQNVTHLEFMKLQENGSNLNTSDVSKCEALFQPFVTKINSLLSTQSTKTFNLENIYCVNLVSSNASNTSRINKLLRQKEEEFYKQENILLLCPRKMTTPIRVFQPKKSEFTVVLASQTPFDCSELNPKELNSSRPNYGKVNLCELILTDFKFDSYEDSKNEEIKFKNTKSKDTVILYQENKNEEDKINGATFTSIKQNSDDIEYKLEDGVISMKYFEDQTSKNKHLNFSLLNFAKENNFTLRDDKDSAMFDIKLRLAHGNNVVPTSASSSGLTLTINNLIIENEDGKASEDIDKIYLHHCFDKSIYESISLVKNEDSDIKNSYTATFNIPIDKENKGDTKFILYSSDLSKVYSTKDIHAHTDTAVISLGYQDKSSSNFCYSNKVSLRDITDHITNVISDSEYPFKTNEPICLKAIYKQEKGSKRYKEILWGYKVIKSKEYDELSKSNPKDVVALKDQKGKEITFKISDVIQKDDLDKLKQGGHTIVFFAYLEDDKDKFKFYTRYGKNHMRIDIKIPLYIKLKDDKLVIYEFEHAIKEKAFDAKLKLSDDKDDALIKNDNYLYINKNISSNEINIYEDDKLSKELKSDEKTNKSYQIYAKKESSNNQSNADKDDKLGINLLNKENMDKFINSFNESKSLTRVDSGIWEDGDEEINVLIEIKDYPFTLSMLKQVFTNIKTNQEYILQEMVDELNRRDDDGIQMYVKYKLDTRNRLEHFFGQCFVEAKTTKGDFTLEEELEKFTENNIISHRGKARLEEAKKLYPQYYDKTNPSKWAKFVGNAMYSDRGKGYLGNDGGDDGFNFRGRGIKQLTGKFNYKDFNKYAHNNYWLDEEVNFVNSPDLLILDGKYALVSAAYFWTIERPKPKKYRLYEIADESKADSDNSDIVERITTVINPQKLGLEHRKEAYKRIRDANIFKMFQ from the coding sequence ATGCCTCTAACGCCCAGAAATGATGTAAATTTTAAAAGAAATTTAATAGATATCATAAAATTTTCATATGACAATGACATAAGCAGACCATTTATATCTAACAACAAACTACTTATTGGATATGGCTTTAGCCTAAAAGATGATATAGAACTTATTTGTGCTCAAATTTATAAAAACAACAAAGACAAAGTCATAAAAGATATCAAGCAAACTATTGCTAACACCACAAGTAAGACTACCATAGAAAAGATAGATACAGATGAACTTTTTAAAAAGATAAATGATGCCGCAAAAGAGGCTTATGCAAAGTCTGGAGGTGCCGATACTTTACCTGAGTTTGAATTTAGCTCAGAAGATCAGTTAAATGCTATCTTGGAGCAAAAGCTTACGCCACTAATCCAAGAGATAAATCAAAAATTAAACAACTCTCCGCTTAAAAATTTACAAGCCGTTTCGCTCACTTCAGATACACAAAACAGCCAAATTTCAAGAGAGCATGTCGCGCTTTTAGCACTTCTTTATATCAGCAAGAAAAGTAATATTGATCCATCCCTAGCAAGCTACATCAAAAGCAAAAATCGTTTTAAGGCCTGGTTTTGGCTAGCATATGAGAGCTTTAGTGATGAAGTAAGCAATAAAATATCTCTTTTACGAGAAAAAATTTCAAATCAGTTTGGGCTTTATGAGAGTGATGAACAAAATATTAATTTTGCCGAGTGTATAGATATTTTTAGCCATTTAAATATATCCAAAGCAAAATATAAATCAAAAAATCAAAACAATAAAGAGATCATCCAAAACGTCACTCATTTAGAATTTATGAAGCTTCAAGAAAATGGATCGAATTTAAACACATCAGATGTATCAAAGTGCGAGGCTTTATTTCAGCCATTTGTTACAAAGATAAATTCTTTATTAAGCACTCAAAGTACAAAGACTTTTAACCTTGAAAATATATACTGCGTAAATTTAGTCAGCTCAAATGCCTCAAACACTTCAAGAATAAATAAGCTCTTAAGACAAAAAGAGGAGGAATTTTACAAACAAGAAAATATACTCTTGCTATGTCCAAGGAAGATGACAACTCCTATTAGAGTCTTTCAACCTAAAAAGAGTGAATTTACTGTCGTGCTAGCTAGTCAGACTCCATTTGATTGCAGTGAGCTAAACCCAAAAGAGCTAAATTCTAGTAGGCCAAACTATGGCAAGGTGAATTTATGTGAGCTAATACTTACTGACTTTAAATTTGACTCTTATGAAGATAGTAAAAATGAAGAGATAAAATTTAAAAATACAAAGAGCAAAGATACAGTAATACTCTATCAAGAAAACAAAAATGAAGAGGATAAGATAAATGGTGCTACCTTTACTAGCATAAAGCAAAATAGTGATGATATAGAGTATAAGCTAGAAGATGGCGTTATAAGTATGAAGTACTTTGAAGACCAAACGTCTAAAAACAAACACCTAAATTTCTCTTTATTAAATTTCGCCAAAGAGAATAACTTTACCCTAAGAGATGATAAAGACTCAGCTATGTTTGATATAAAGCTTCGTCTAGCTCATGGCAACAATGTAGTGCCTACATCAGCATCAAGTTCAGGTCTTACTCTTACAATAAATAATCTCATCATTGAAAACGAAGATGGTAAGGCAAGTGAAGATATAGATAAGATATATCTTCATCACTGCTTTGATAAAAGTATATACGAGAGTATATCTTTAGTAAAAAATGAAGACTCAGATATCAAAAACTCATATACAGCTACATTTAATATCCCAATAGATAAAGAGAATAAAGGAGATACTAAATTTATACTTTATTCAAGTGATCTAAGTAAAGTTTATAGCACTAAAGATATTCATGCTCACACTGATACAGCTGTAATATCTTTAGGATATCAGGACAAGAGTAGCTCTAACTTTTGCTATAGCAATAAGGTCTCGTTAAGAGATATAACAGATCATATAACAAATGTAATCTCTGATAGTGAGTATCCATTTAAGACAAATGAGCCAATATGTTTAAAGGCTATATATAAACAAGAAAAAGGTAGTAAGAGATATAAAGAGATACTTTGGGGATATAAGGTAATAAAAAGTAAAGAGTATGATGAGCTATCCAAATCAAATCCAAAAGATGTAGTAGCCTTAAAAGATCAAAAAGGTAAAGAGATAACATTTAAAATTTCAGATGTTATACAAAAAGATGATCTAGATAAGCTAAAGCAAGGTGGTCATACTATAGTATTTTTTGCATATCTTGAAGATGATAAGGATAAATTTAAGTTTTATACAAGATATGGCAAAAATCATATGAGAATAGATATAAAGATACCTTTATATATTAAACTTAAAGATGATAAGCTAGTTATATATGAGTTTGAGCATGCTATAAAAGAGAAGGCATTTGATGCTAAATTAAAGCTTAGTGATGATAAAGACGATGCTTTAATAAAAAATGATAATTACTTATATATAAATAAAAATATCTCTTCAAATGAGATAAATATATATGAAGATGATAAGCTAAGCAAAGAGCTAAAAAGTGATGAGAAGACAAATAAGAGCTATCAAATTTATGCAAAAAAAGAGAGCTCTAATAATCAGTCTAATGCAGATAAAGATGATAAGCTTGGTATAAATTTATTAAATAAAGAGAATATGGATAAATTTATTAACTCTTTTAATGAATCAAAGAGTTTAACTAGAGTAGATAGTGGTATATGGGAAGATGGGGATGAGGAGATAAATGTTTTAATTGAGATTAAAGACTATCCTTTTACGCTAAGTATGCTAAAGCAGGTATTTACCAACATAAAAACAAATCAAGAATATATCTTACAAGAGATGGTGGATGAGCTAAATAGAAGAGATGATGATGGAATTCAAATGTATGTAAAATATAAGCTTGATACTAGAAATAGATTAGAACATTTTTTTGGGCAATGCTTTGTAGAGGCAAAGACAACAAAAGGTGATTTTACTTTAGAAGAAGAGTTAGAAAAATTTACAGAGAATAATATAATTAGCCATAGAGGCAAAGCCAGATTAGAAGAAGCCAAAAAACTATATCCGCAATATTACGATAAGACAAATCCTTCAAAATGGGCCAAATTTGTTGGTAATGCTATGTACTCTGATCGTGGAAAGGGTTATTTGGGCAATGATGGTGGCGATGATGGATTTAATTTTAGAGGTAGAGGAATTAAGCAACTTACTGGAAAATTTAACTATAAAGATTTCAACAAATATGCGCATAATAATTATTGGCTGGATGAAGAAGTAAATTTTGTAAATTCACCAGATTTATTGATTTTAGATGGAAAATATGCTCTAGTATCTGCTGCTTATTTTTGGACCATAGAAAGACCAAAACCTAAAAAATATCGTCTTTATGAAATAGCCGATGAAAGCAAAGCAGATTCGGACAATAGTGATATAGTAGAGCGCATAACTACTGTTATAAATCCACAAAAACTTGGGCTAGAGCATAGGAAAGAGGCGTATAAACGTATCAGAGATGCAAATATATTTAAGATGTTTCAGTAA